A region from the Inhella inkyongensis genome encodes:
- a CDS encoding DUF934 domain-containing protein, with protein sequence MRFIDPHHDLWQHAVGEDGPKPDPDPAPHRLLSLEQWHAVRQHWPASVPVAIEFPNDADISALAPDLSRIALVVLDFPKWTDGRAYSQARLLRARHRYAGAIRARGEVLVDMLQLLHRTGFDEAQLRGDQGLEAAQRALAFFADGYYQGDVHQAQPVFAR encoded by the coding sequence ATGCGATTCATTGATCCCCATCACGACCTCTGGCAACACGCCGTCGGCGAAGACGGCCCCAAGCCCGATCCCGATCCTGCCCCGCACCGCCTGCTGAGCCTGGAGCAATGGCACGCCGTGCGCCAGCACTGGCCGGCCAGCGTGCCCGTGGCCATTGAGTTCCCCAACGACGCCGACATCAGCGCACTCGCGCCGGACTTGTCGCGCATCGCGCTGGTGGTGCTGGACTTCCCGAAGTGGACCGACGGCCGCGCCTACAGCCAGGCTCGGCTGCTGCGCGCCCGCCACCGCTATGCCGGCGCCATCCGCGCCCGCGGCGAGGTGCTGGTGGACATGCTGCAACTGCTGCACCGCACCGGCTTCGACGAGGCCCAGCTGCGCGGCGATCAAGGCCTGGAGGCCGCGCAGCGTGCGTTGGCTTTCTTTGCCGACGGCTACTACCAGGGTGATGTGCACCAAGCCCAACCGGTGTTTGCGCGATGA
- a CDS encoding phosphoadenylyl-sulfate reductase, which produces MSFSALPGAAASSAIALYARWSPELDAKLEAALERLREASVAHGDGLVQSSSLGVEDMVITDLIARHSLPIAIATLDTGKLHPETLALIPRIQERYGREIAVFQPRQEQVIQFVRREGEEAMFKSIELRKACCSVRKLEPLARMLQGRSAWITGLRREQSGARSDVAFEEDDGQGRRKLSPIADWTWAEVWAYVERFNVPTNPLHDQFMPSIGCEPCTRAIAVGEDFRAGRWWWEDSSKECGLHVKK; this is translated from the coding sequence ATGAGTTTCTCCGCCCTGCCCGGTGCTGCAGCCTCTTCGGCCATTGCGCTCTACGCCCGCTGGTCGCCCGAACTGGACGCCAAGCTTGAGGCCGCGCTGGAGCGCCTGCGCGAGGCCAGCGTCGCCCATGGCGACGGACTGGTGCAGAGCAGCAGCCTGGGCGTGGAGGACATGGTCATCACCGACCTGATCGCCCGTCACTCGCTACCCATCGCCATCGCCACCCTGGACACCGGCAAGCTGCATCCCGAAACCCTGGCACTCATCCCGCGTATTCAAGAGCGCTATGGGCGTGAGATCGCGGTCTTTCAGCCCAGGCAGGAGCAGGTGATCCAGTTCGTCCGCCGTGAGGGCGAGGAGGCGATGTTCAAAAGCATCGAGCTGCGCAAAGCCTGCTGCAGTGTGCGCAAGCTCGAACCGCTGGCCCGCATGCTCCAGGGCCGCAGTGCCTGGATCACCGGCCTGCGCCGCGAGCAATCGGGCGCCCGGTCCGACGTGGCGTTTGAGGAAGACGACGGCCAGGGAAGGCGCAAACTCAGTCCCATCGCCGACTGGACCTGGGCTGAGGTCTGGGCCTATGTTGAACGCTTCAACGTGCCCACCAATCCACTGCACGACCAGTTCATGCCCAGCATCGGCTGCGAGCCCTGCACACGTGCCATCGCGGTCGGAGAAGATTTCCGCGCGGGGCGCTGGTGGTGGGAGGATTCGAGCAAGGAGTGCGGTCTGCACGTCAAGAAATGA
- the cysD gene encoding sulfate adenylyltransferase subunit CysD, producing MNAAVKPEHLIHPVDNAHLDALEEEAIFILREVAASFERPALLFSGGKDSCVVLRLAEKAFKLKDKAHPSGFKGSLPFPLVHIDTGHNFPEVIEFRDRRVAEMGERLVVGHLEDSIAKGTIRLAHPLESRNGHQTVTLLETIEEYRFDALIGGARRDEEKARAKERIFSHRDSFGQWQPKEQRPELWQLYNTRLRPGEHFRCFPISNWTELDVWLYIARENIPLPGMYYAHERQVMRRKGLLVPLTEVTPPEAGETVETVQVRFRTVGDMTCTCPVESPAANAAEVVNETLTVTVSERGATRMDDRTSEASMEKRKKEGYF from the coding sequence ATGAATGCCGCTGTGAAACCCGAACACCTGATTCATCCCGTCGACAACGCCCACCTGGACGCGCTGGAAGAAGAGGCCATCTTCATCCTGCGCGAGGTGGCCGCCAGCTTCGAGCGCCCGGCCCTGCTGTTTTCCGGCGGCAAGGACAGCTGCGTGGTGCTGCGTCTGGCCGAGAAGGCCTTCAAGCTCAAGGACAAGGCCCACCCCAGCGGCTTCAAAGGCAGCCTGCCCTTCCCGCTGGTGCACATCGACACCGGTCACAACTTTCCCGAGGTGATCGAGTTCCGCGACCGCCGCGTGGCCGAGATGGGCGAACGTTTGGTCGTCGGGCATCTCGAGGACAGCATCGCCAAGGGCACGATCCGCCTGGCCCACCCGCTGGAGAGCCGCAACGGCCACCAGACCGTGACCCTGCTGGAGACCATCGAGGAGTACCGTTTCGACGCACTGATTGGTGGGGCCCGCCGCGACGAAGAGAAGGCTCGCGCCAAGGAACGCATCTTCAGCCACCGCGACAGTTTTGGTCAGTGGCAGCCCAAGGAACAGCGCCCTGAACTCTGGCAGCTCTACAACACCCGCCTGCGTCCGGGCGAGCATTTCCGCTGCTTCCCCATCAGCAACTGGACCGAGCTGGATGTGTGGCTCTACATCGCCCGCGAGAACATCCCCCTGCCCGGCATGTACTACGCGCATGAACGCCAGGTCATGCGCCGCAAGGGCCTGCTGGTGCCGCTGACCGAGGTGACGCCGCCCGAAGCCGGTGAGACTGTGGAGACCGTGCAGGTGCGCTTCCGCACCGTGGGGGACATGACCTGCACCTGCCCGGTGGAGAGCCCCGCCGCGAATGCGGCCGAGGTGGTGAACGAAACCCTGACCGTGACGGTGAGCGAACGTGGCGCCACGCGCATGGACGACCGCACCTCCGAAGCCTCGATGGAGAAGCGCAAGAAAGAGGGCTACTTTTGA